The following proteins are co-located in the Echinicola sp. 20G genome:
- the pheT gene encoding phenylalanine--tRNA ligase subunit beta, with amino-acid sequence MKVAINRLKDFISFDEDTDKIAELLTQSGLEVEGVERFESIPGGLRGVVIGEVMTCVPHPNADRLKVTTVDVGGEIVPIVCGAPNVDKGQKVVVATVGAELTPERGEPFTIKKAKIRGEVSQGMICAEDELGLGQSHDGIMVLDTDLPNGTPASEYFDLEVGDVLEIGLTPNRADAASHLGVARDLKALLKKDVIMPDVSAFKVDNTSRSVEVEVESFEDCPRYAGLTISNIKVEPSPSWLQNYLKALGLEPINNVVDITNFILHDLGQPLHAFDLDQVANDKIIVKKLPKDTPFVTLDEKERKLTGEELMICDENHGLCIAGVFGGKGSGVSDQTTSIFLESAYFSPDVIRKGSQVHGLKTDASFRFERGTDPNMPLFALKRAAMLIKEIAGGEVTSEVVDLYPVPVSDFEIDVKYAHIDRLIGKHIPKELVNEILENLEIKVANESEEGFKAIVKPYRVDVTREADIIEEVLRIYGFENVLLSETYEAGFLAEHPAKDSNKLQYRTSELLSGMGFHEIMTNSLTKPSYAEKSGFLNVEENVEIYNKLSEDLGVMRQTLLFTGLEVLAHNINRRQKDLKLFEFGTAYFKEKEGYREEKHLSLFLTGDKAAESWLEPSKPVGFPDLYTIVERLLDKLNISLPNVEIIHEAPFEYALKLTLGEKEIGKVGVLSSKITKLAEVKQEVFFAELRWDYLLKKASGLKQYQEISKFPEVRRDLSLVIDKEVSFDTVKKVAEKAGGKLLKHIGVFDVYQGDKIDAGKKAYALSFYLQDNSKTLTDKIIDQSMSRLMKSFEKEIGALIRK; translated from the coding sequence ATGAAAGTTGCTATAAATAGATTAAAAGATTTTATATCCTTTGATGAAGATACCGACAAAATAGCTGAGTTGCTTACTCAGTCTGGCCTTGAAGTAGAAGGAGTAGAGCGATTTGAGTCTATTCCAGGTGGGCTTCGTGGTGTGGTGATTGGAGAAGTCATGACATGCGTTCCTCATCCCAATGCCGACAGACTCAAAGTCACCACGGTGGATGTTGGTGGGGAGATCGTACCTATTGTATGTGGAGCTCCTAATGTAGATAAAGGCCAAAAAGTAGTTGTTGCTACTGTCGGAGCAGAATTGACTCCAGAAAGGGGAGAGCCATTTACGATTAAGAAAGCTAAAATTAGAGGAGAGGTTTCTCAAGGGATGATCTGTGCCGAAGATGAGTTAGGGTTAGGTCAGAGCCATGATGGCATTATGGTTTTGGATACAGATTTACCTAACGGTACACCTGCAAGCGAATATTTTGATCTAGAAGTTGGGGATGTCCTAGAAATTGGATTGACACCAAACAGGGCTGACGCTGCTTCACACTTAGGAGTTGCCAGAGACTTGAAGGCTTTGTTGAAAAAAGATGTCATTATGCCTGACGTAAGTGCATTTAAGGTAGATAATACGTCGCGGTCTGTAGAGGTGGAAGTGGAGAGTTTTGAAGACTGTCCACGGTATGCAGGTCTAACAATTTCCAATATTAAGGTAGAACCTTCTCCTTCTTGGTTACAGAACTACTTGAAAGCTTTGGGCTTGGAACCAATCAATAATGTGGTGGATATCACCAACTTTATTTTACATGATTTGGGCCAGCCTTTACACGCTTTTGATTTGGACCAAGTTGCCAATGATAAGATTATAGTGAAGAAGTTGCCTAAGGATACTCCTTTTGTTACTCTTGACGAGAAGGAAAGGAAGTTGACAGGTGAAGAATTGATGATTTGTGATGAAAACCATGGCTTATGCATTGCAGGGGTTTTTGGAGGTAAAGGTTCTGGCGTAAGTGATCAGACTACTTCTATCTTTCTTGAGAGTGCTTATTTCTCTCCGGATGTGATTAGGAAAGGAAGTCAAGTTCATGGTCTTAAAACAGATGCTTCTTTCCGATTTGAGAGAGGTACAGATCCCAATATGCCTTTGTTTGCCTTGAAAAGGGCTGCCATGTTAATCAAGGAAATTGCTGGTGGTGAGGTGACCTCTGAGGTAGTTGACCTGTACCCTGTTCCAGTTTCAGACTTTGAGATCGATGTGAAATATGCTCATATTGATCGATTGATTGGGAAGCATATCCCTAAGGAATTGGTGAATGAGATTTTAGAAAACTTGGAGATCAAAGTTGCCAATGAGTCAGAAGAAGGGTTCAAAGCAATTGTGAAGCCATACAGGGTCGATGTAACCAGGGAGGCAGACATTATTGAAGAAGTACTCAGAATCTATGGCTTTGAAAACGTGCTGCTATCGGAAACTTATGAAGCAGGTTTCTTGGCAGAACACCCTGCAAAAGACTCCAATAAGTTGCAATACAGAACTTCTGAGCTGCTTTCAGGAATGGGCTTCCATGAGATTATGACGAATTCCCTGACCAAGCCATCCTATGCTGAGAAGTCAGGATTCCTGAACGTTGAAGAGAATGTGGAGATTTACAACAAGCTAAGTGAAGACCTAGGGGTGATGAGACAGACCCTATTGTTCACAGGTTTGGAGGTATTGGCTCACAATATCAATAGGAGGCAAAAGGACCTGAAACTCTTTGAATTTGGGACAGCTTATTTCAAGGAGAAAGAAGGTTACAGAGAAGAAAAACACTTGTCTTTGTTTTTGACTGGAGATAAGGCGGCAGAAAGCTGGTTGGAACCTTCCAAGCCTGTTGGTTTTCCTGATCTTTACACTATTGTTGAGCGTCTTTTGGACAAGTTGAACATCAGTTTGCCTAATGTAGAGATCATCCATGAAGCACCATTTGAGTATGCCTTAAAGCTGACCTTGGGAGAAAAAGAAATTGGGAAAGTAGGTGTTCTATCATCAAAAATCACCAAATTGGCAGAGGTGAAGCAAGAAGTGTTTTTCGCGGAATTGCGTTGGGATTACTTGCTAAAGAAAGCCAGTGGTCTAAAACAGTATCAAGAGATTTCGAAATTCCCAGAAGTGAGAAGAGACTTATCTTTGGTGATCGATAAAGAGGTTTCTTTTGATACGGTTAAAAAAGTAGCAGAAAAGGCTGGAGGCAAGCTTTTGAAGCATATTGGTGTATTTGATGTATATCAGGGAGATAAAATTGATGCAGGGAAAAAAGCTTATGCGCTAAGTTTTTATCTTCAGGACAATAGTAAAACATTAACCGACAAAATCATTGATCAGTCCATGAGCAGGCTGATGAAGTCTTTTGAAAAGGAGATAGGGGCTTTGATTAGAAAGTGA
- a CDS encoding 2OG-Fe(II) oxygenase, producing the protein MENELELIANQLYEKGWCITDHFISDDFRKELLQEQQDILSHGQFRLAGIGKGDNFKVKTEIRSDKVFWMDHTSLTLLQTKYWELMSELSRAVNQRCFLGLRSFEAHFAMYPPGSFYLRHLDQFQNVKYRVVTVILYLNDEWTEEDGGALRMYLPMEEGEEKLDVYPKGGRLVAFLSGEIPHEVLTTNKERVSITGWFRDIEY; encoded by the coding sequence ATGGAAAACGAGCTTGAGTTAATAGCAAACCAACTGTATGAGAAAGGGTGGTGTATTACTGACCACTTTATTTCAGACGACTTTAGAAAGGAATTATTGCAAGAGCAACAAGATATCCTTTCTCATGGCCAGTTTCGATTGGCTGGCATCGGTAAGGGCGATAACTTTAAGGTCAAGACAGAGATTCGTAGTGATAAGGTGTTTTGGATGGATCATACCTCTCTGACGCTATTGCAGACAAAATATTGGGAGCTGATGTCTGAGTTAAGTAGGGCAGTTAATCAGCGTTGTTTCTTGGGATTAAGGTCTTTTGAAGCGCACTTTGCCATGTACCCTCCTGGATCGTTTTATTTAAGGCACCTTGATCAATTTCAGAATGTGAAGTATAGGGTAGTTACCGTAATACTATATTTGAATGATGAATGGACGGAGGAAGATGGTGGTGCCTTGAGGATGTACCTACCAATGGAAGAGGGAGAAGAAAAGCTGGATGTTTATCCCAAAGGAGGAAGATTGGTGGCTTTTTTAAGCGGGGAAATTCCCCATGAAGTTTTGACCACTAATAAAGAGAGAGTAAGTATTACTGGCTGGTTCAGGGATATTGAATATTGA
- the sucD gene encoding succinate--CoA ligase subunit alpha, which yields MSVLVNKDSKVIVQGFTGSEGSFHAQQMIEYGTNLVGGVTPGKGGSTHLGKPVFNSVEEAVKATEADTSIIFVPPAFAADAIMEAADAGIKVIIAITEGIPVKDMMVAKPYIKARGATLIGPNCPGVITPGEAKVGIMPGFVFKQGRVGIVSKSGTLTYEAADQIAKAGLGVSTAIGIGGDPIIGTSTKEAVKLLMEDHETDAIVMIGEIGGNYEAEAARWIKEDGNKKPVVGFIAGQTAPPGRRMGHAGAIIGGADDTAEAKMRIMRENGIHVAESPAEIGDVMAKALNVKA from the coding sequence ATGAGTGTTTTAGTAAATAAAGATTCTAAAGTAATCGTCCAGGGCTTTACTGGATCTGAAGGTTCTTTCCACGCGCAGCAAATGATTGAGTACGGCACTAACTTAGTTGGTGGTGTCACTCCTGGCAAAGGAGGCAGTACTCACTTGGGAAAACCAGTATTCAATTCAGTAGAAGAGGCTGTAAAGGCAACTGAGGCAGATACATCCATTATATTTGTACCACCTGCTTTTGCTGCTGACGCCATCATGGAAGCTGCTGATGCAGGCATTAAAGTAATCATTGCCATCACTGAAGGGATTCCTGTTAAAGATATGATGGTAGCCAAGCCTTATATTAAAGCAAGAGGAGCTACCCTAATCGGACCTAATTGCCCTGGTGTAATTACTCCTGGGGAAGCTAAAGTAGGGATCATGCCTGGCTTTGTCTTCAAGCAAGGTAGAGTTGGGATTGTTTCAAAATCCGGTACATTGACTTATGAGGCGGCTGATCAAATTGCCAAGGCAGGTTTAGGTGTTTCTACTGCCATCGGGATTGGTGGTGATCCAATCATCGGTACTTCTACAAAAGAAGCCGTAAAATTGTTGATGGAAGACCATGAAACTGACGCGATCGTAATGATTGGTGAAATTGGTGGTAACTATGAAGCTGAGGCTGCCAGATGGATCAAAGAAGATGGTAATAAAAAACCTGTAGTAGGCTTTATCGCAGGGCAAACAGCACCTCCGGGCCGAAGAATGGGACACGCTGGAGCCATCATAGGTGGAGCTGATGATACAGCTGAAGCTAAGATGAGAATCATGAGAGAAAATGGTATTCACGTAGCAGAATCTCCAGCTGAAATTGGAGACGTAATGGCCAAAGCACTTAATGTAAAAGCTTAA
- a CDS encoding cell division protein ZapA — MDTLSIKIKIGDREYPMKVKAEDEAKIRRAGKLINDKLKRYREEFGLDDRQDLLAMVAFDCMVEAMEANEVSSEDSEQISATLSTINNQLKSIL; from the coding sequence ATGGATACGCTTTCAATAAAAATAAAAATTGGAGATAGGGAATACCCTATGAAAGTGAAGGCGGAGGATGAAGCGAAAATCAGACGGGCGGGGAAGTTAATCAATGACAAGCTTAAAAGATATAGAGAAGAATTTGGTTTGGATGACAGGCAAGACCTGTTGGCAATGGTAGCATTTGACTGTATGGTGGAGGCCATGGAGGCGAACGAGGTGAGTTCTGAAGATAGCGAACAGATTTCAGCTACCCTTTCTACGATTAATAACCAATTAAAATCCATATTGTAA
- a CDS encoding DUF1684 domain-containing protein: MKQKQLLLSGVGLVVLVTFIYMFTGGESTAGYQESVLSEREKQFKFLKFNDESPLTAVQKRSFDSLNCFPIDEKFRVRARMVPLQNKELLEIPMTDGSKERYLKHSYAEFEIAGTSQRLLLLQSINEVDKKNFFLPFADETSGGLTYGGGRYLNLRQDGLNSITIDFNLAYNPYCAYNPDFACPIPPKENVLTIPIEAGEKNYKE, from the coding sequence ATGAAACAGAAACAATTATTATTATCAGGAGTTGGGTTGGTCGTTTTGGTAACCTTTATATACATGTTTACAGGAGGAGAAAGTACAGCAGGTTATCAAGAGAGTGTGTTGAGTGAGCGGGAAAAGCAATTCAAGTTTTTAAAATTTAATGATGAATCACCTCTTACAGCTGTGCAGAAAAGGTCTTTTGATTCTTTGAATTGTTTTCCGATTGATGAGAAATTTCGTGTTCGGGCACGAATGGTGCCACTACAAAACAAAGAGTTGTTGGAAATTCCCATGACTGATGGTTCAAAAGAAAGGTATTTGAAGCATAGTTATGCTGAGTTTGAAATTGCAGGCACCTCTCAGCGTTTGTTGCTTTTACAGTCAATTAATGAGGTAGATAAGAAAAATTTCTTTTTGCCTTTTGCAGATGAGACAAGCGGTGGACTAACCTATGGTGGAGGAAGGTACCTGAATTTGAGGCAGGATGGACTGAATTCCATTACCATTGATTTTAATTTAGCCTATAATCCATATTGCGCTTATAACCCTGATTTTGCTTGTCCTATTCCACCCAAAGAAAATGTTTTAACTATCCCAATAGAGGCTGGTGAGAAAAATTACAAGGAATAA
- a CDS encoding OmpA family protein: MKTLKSVLGIVLSTAILFGCADWSNTGKGAAIGGGAGGAIGGLIGSKKGNTAAGAVIGAAVGGAAGAAIGKYMDKQAKEMEELEDAKVERVGEGIQLTFDSGILYGFDSYQLTPEAQENVMKLAKILNDYPDTNIMIDGHTDSKGSEDYNQELSVKRANSVANYLKMQGIDGVRLTTVGHGESMPIASNDSDAGRAENRRVEVAITANEELVEKAENGELQNI, from the coding sequence ATGAAAACTTTAAAATCAGTACTCGGGATAGTATTGAGTACAGCCATCTTGTTTGGTTGTGCCGACTGGAGCAATACAGGTAAAGGAGCCGCTATTGGCGGAGGTGCCGGTGGAGCCATCGGTGGTTTAATCGGATCTAAAAAAGGTAATACTGCGGCAGGTGCTGTAATAGGAGCAGCCGTAGGTGGTGCAGCTGGAGCAGCCATTGGTAAATACATGGACAAACAAGCCAAAGAAATGGAAGAGCTTGAAGATGCCAAAGTAGAGCGTGTAGGCGAAGGTATCCAACTAACATTTGACTCAGGAATTTTATATGGTTTTGACTCTTACCAGTTAACTCCTGAAGCTCAGGAAAACGTGATGAAATTAGCCAAAATCCTGAATGATTACCCTGACACCAATATCATGATTGATGGTCATACTGACAGCAAAGGCAGCGAAGATTATAACCAAGAGTTATCAGTTAAAAGAGCTAACTCAGTGGCCAACTATTTAAAAATGCAAGGTATCGATGGAGTCAGGTTGACCACGGTAGGGCATGGAGAATCAATGCCCATTGCGTCAAATGATTCAGATGCTGGAAGAGCGGAAAATCGCAGGGTTGAAGTTGCTATAACAGCCAATGAAGAGCTTGTTGAAAAAGCCGAAAATGGCGAATTGCAAAACATATAA
- the radC gene encoding DNA repair protein RadC, which translates to MESYQSIKISALAEEDRPREKLLLKGKSSLADAELIAILIGSGTKSMSAVDLARHILSSAGNNLADLARLSVKDLQKFKGIGEAKAISIVSALELGRRRKAMDAPKRPKITGSQDVYDLMRPELLDEQVEYFYVVLLNRANFVIRKEIVSKGGKSGTVADPKVIFKLGLEHGASAMILVHNHPSGNRKPSRADEILTKRMVGLGRDLELPVIDHLIFTDVSYFSFADEAMI; encoded by the coding sequence ATGGAGAGCTATCAATCAATAAAAATTTCTGCTTTGGCAGAGGAAGACCGTCCGAGAGAAAAATTGTTGTTAAAGGGTAAGTCGTCTTTGGCAGATGCTGAGTTAATCGCCATTTTAATTGGATCAGGGACAAAGTCAATGAGTGCGGTGGATTTGGCAAGGCATATTCTTTCAAGCGCTGGAAACAATTTGGCAGATCTTGCAAGGCTTAGTGTAAAGGACCTTCAGAAATTTAAAGGTATAGGAGAGGCCAAGGCAATTTCGATTGTAAGTGCCTTGGAACTGGGGAGGAGGAGGAAAGCAATGGATGCCCCGAAGAGGCCAAAAATAACAGGTTCGCAAGATGTCTATGATTTGATGCGACCGGAACTATTGGATGAGCAAGTTGAGTATTTTTATGTAGTATTGCTGAATAGAGCTAATTTTGTGATCCGAAAAGAAATTGTCAGCAAGGGAGGCAAAAGCGGTACGGTGGCTGACCCGAAAGTGATTTTTAAACTTGGCCTAGAGCATGGAGCCTCAGCAATGATCCTGGTACATAATCATCCGTCAGGGAACCGAAAACCATCACGGGCAGACGAAATCTTGACCAAGAGAATGGTCGGCTTAGGCAGGGATTTAGAACTACCTGTGATTGATCATTTGATTTTCACTGATGTTAGCTATTTTAGCTTTGCCGATGAAGCAATGATTTGA
- the rny gene encoding ribonuclease Y: protein MGITLYIIIAGVVGLALGALMVGFFMKKDNLKIEQEAQEKAKSLLREAELTAESVKKDKILEAKEKYLKLKADFEEEVNKKKNILITNEGKLKQREQILSKEMEQIKRKEAELDSKKENLSAQLHSVQVKKEELDRVTNQRISDLEKVALLTKEEARDQLVVMLKDEAHTKASSHIKDILDQAKLSATKQAKKIVLDTIQRTATEHAIENCVSIFNIESDDIKGKIIGREGRNIRALESATGVEIVVDDTPEAIIISGFDPVRREIARLSLHRLVQDGRIHPARIEEVVAKTEKNIEEEIVEIGERTCIDLGVHGLHPELIRMVGRMRFRSSYGQNLLQHSREVAKLCATMAAEMGLNAKLAKRAGLLHDIGKVYPEEAELPHAILGMELAKKYKENPEVCNAIGAHHDEIEMTSMISPIVQASDAISGSRPGARREIMDSYIKRLKDLEDLALSFDGVNKCFAMQAGRELRVLVDAENVDDTTAGKLSFDISQKIEKEMQYPGQIKVTVIREMRAVNYAK, encoded by the coding sequence ATGGGAATAACATTATACATTATCATTGCAGGCGTTGTAGGCCTTGCACTTGGGGCATTGATGGTTGGTTTCTTCATGAAGAAAGATAACCTCAAAATAGAGCAAGAAGCTCAGGAAAAAGCAAAGAGTCTCTTGAGAGAGGCAGAACTTACTGCAGAATCAGTTAAAAAGGATAAGATTCTTGAAGCCAAGGAAAAATACCTGAAGCTAAAGGCAGACTTCGAAGAGGAGGTGAATAAGAAGAAAAATATCCTCATCACTAATGAAGGAAAATTAAAGCAAAGAGAGCAGATTCTTTCTAAAGAAATGGAGCAGATCAAGCGTAAGGAAGCTGAGCTTGATAGCAAGAAGGAAAATCTCAGTGCTCAATTGCATTCCGTTCAAGTAAAGAAAGAAGAGCTTGACCGGGTAACCAACCAGCGCATTTCAGACTTGGAAAAAGTGGCCCTCTTAACAAAAGAAGAAGCCAGGGACCAGTTGGTTGTAATGCTGAAGGATGAAGCCCATACCAAGGCCTCATCTCATATCAAGGACATTTTGGACCAAGCCAAACTTAGCGCTACCAAGCAAGCGAAGAAGATTGTTCTGGATACCATTCAAAGAACGGCCACTGAACACGCCATTGAAAATTGTGTTTCTATTTTCAATATAGAAAGCGATGATATCAAAGGGAAGATTATTGGGAGGGAAGGTCGTAACATCCGTGCTTTGGAGTCTGCCACTGGCGTTGAGATTGTTGTGGATGATACACCTGAGGCTATTATAATTTCAGGTTTTGATCCGGTAAGAAGGGAGATTGCTAGACTTTCATTGCATAGATTGGTTCAAGATGGAAGAATTCACCCTGCAAGAATTGAGGAGGTAGTGGCCAAGACAGAGAAGAATATTGAAGAAGAAATTGTGGAGATTGGTGAAAGAACCTGTATCGATCTTGGGGTTCATGGCTTGCATCCTGAATTGATCAGAATGGTTGGTAGAATGCGCTTCAGGTCTTCTTATGGTCAGAACTTGTTGCAGCACTCCAGAGAAGTAGCTAAGCTTTGTGCTACCATGGCTGCAGAGATGGGCTTGAATGCCAAGTTGGCTAAAAGAGCGGGTCTGCTACATGATATTGGTAAGGTCTATCCCGAGGAGGCAGAACTACCTCACGCTATCTTGGGTATGGAATTGGCCAAGAAGTACAAAGAGAATCCAGAGGTTTGCAATGCCATTGGAGCTCACCATGATGAGATTGAAATGACTTCAATGATCTCACCTATTGTTCAAGCATCGGATGCTATTTCTGGTTCAAGACCAGGTGCCAGGAGAGAGATAATGGATAGCTATATCAAGAGGTTGAAAGACCTGGAAGATTTAGCATTGAGCTTTGACGGGGTAAATAAATGCTTTGCAATGCAGGCTGGACGTGAGTTAAGGGTATTGGTGGATGCTGAAAATGTAGATGATACTACAGCAGGAAAGCTTTCTTTTGACATCTCTCAGAAGATTGAAAAAGAAATGCAATACCCAGGGCAAATCAAAGTTACTGTGATCAGAGAAATGAGAGCTGTTAACTACGCGAAGTAA
- the rpsT gene encoding 30S ribosomal protein S20 yields the protein MANHKSALKRIRANEAKRLRNKYQAKTTRTFIKKLRHTTDKVEAQELFKKVSSMIDKLAKKNIIHKNNAANKKSSLAKFVNALG from the coding sequence ATGGCAAATCACAAATCAGCTCTAAAAAGAATTCGTGCAAACGAAGCCAAGCGTTTGAGAAACAAATATCAGGCTAAGACGACAAGAACTTTTATCAAGAAGTTGAGACACACTACTGATAAAGTTGAGGCGCAAGAGCTATTTAAGAAAGTTTCTTCTATGATTGATAAGCTTGCTAAAAAGAACATCATTCATAAAAATAACGCTGCCAACAAGAAATCAAGCTTAGCGAAGTTCGTTAATGCTTTAGGATAA
- a CDS encoding zinc dependent phospholipase C family protein — MKRLTLFILFLLIDFQSFAFWGFYAHKKINQTAVFSLPLEMLGFYKENIAFITENAVNPDKRRYAVKGEAEKHYLDADVFGDSAVYKLPRYWDDAIAKFGEDSLRKYGIAPWNVYFVKTQLTKAFQEKNVASILRLSADLGHYLGDINVPLHTTENYNGQLTGQDGIHGFWESRIPELIAEDFDLFVGQAEYIPNTQLAAWEAIIQSHHAVDSVLQFEKELSQKFRQDKKYSFEERGNINTKVYSKAFTNEYNLMLSGQVERQMKKSIKMVADFWFTCWVDAGQPDLTLFTKQKIQPELSADTTKVDSKLKIRNHEY, encoded by the coding sequence ATGAAACGTTTGACACTTTTTATTTTATTCCTCCTTATCGATTTTCAGAGTTTTGCCTTTTGGGGATTTTATGCCCACAAAAAGATCAATCAAACTGCTGTATTTTCACTCCCCTTAGAGATGCTGGGGTTCTACAAAGAAAACATCGCTTTCATTACCGAGAATGCGGTAAATCCAGATAAAAGAAGGTATGCGGTAAAAGGCGAAGCTGAAAAACACTACTTAGATGCTGACGTGTTTGGAGACAGTGCCGTTTATAAGCTTCCCAGGTATTGGGATGATGCCATAGCCAAATTTGGTGAAGACAGTTTAAGAAAATATGGGATAGCTCCATGGAATGTTTATTTTGTAAAAACACAGCTTACTAAAGCTTTCCAAGAAAAAAATGTAGCTTCCATACTTCGTCTTTCAGCGGATCTTGGCCATTACCTTGGTGACATTAATGTCCCACTCCACACTACTGAAAATTACAATGGACAACTTACAGGACAAGACGGCATCCATGGATTTTGGGAAAGCCGAATTCCTGAATTGATAGCCGAAGATTTTGATCTATTTGTTGGTCAGGCAGAATACATTCCGAACACCCAGCTTGCCGCTTGGGAAGCAATCATTCAATCACACCACGCCGTTGACAGCGTATTGCAGTTTGAAAAAGAACTAAGTCAAAAATTTCGGCAGGATAAAAAGTATAGCTTTGAAGAGCGGGGGAACATCAATACCAAAGTTTATTCAAAAGCTTTCACCAACGAATACAACTTGATGCTTTCAGGACAAGTGGAACGCCAAATGAAAAAATCGATCAAAATGGTAGCCGACTTTTGGTTCACCTGCTGGGTAGATGCAGGACAACCTGACCTCACCCTGTTCACTAAACAAAAAATTCAACCTGAACTTTCAGCGGACACGACCAAAGTTGATTCAAAACTAAAAATCAGAAACCACGAATACTAA
- a CDS encoding pyridoxal phosphate-dependent aminotransferase has protein sequence MRQILLAPGADELNYEIRGIVKKAKVIERLGHKITWENIGDPIQKSNTIPAWMKEIVMGLVSEDKTYGYADSKGMLQTREFLAGLNNQRNGVQITAEDILFFNGLGDAIAKLYQFLIPTARIIGPSPAYSTHSSAEAAHANSFPITYKLDPDNNWYPDMDDLYNKVKYNPNIVGLLIINPDNPTGMVYPREVLEKFVAIAREFNLLLIADEIYQNITYNGYDAISLSEVIGDLPGISLKGISKEFPWPGSRCGWMEFYNKDASEEFNKLCTTLENAKMIEVCSTMLPQLAIPKVMSHPDYASYRREANDRIGKRSKIMEEVLSGVPGIKFNKTKGAFYNTIVFDESMLNERQFLPVEDLQVKGYLDQWLREDDMPHDKRFVYNLLAAEGICVVPVSSFCSNLRGFRVTLLEENEDVFRDTFTRIANSIRYYLQSA, from the coding sequence ATCAGACAGATTTTGCTTGCCCCAGGTGCTGATGAATTGAATTATGAGATCAGGGGCATAGTTAAGAAGGCAAAAGTGATCGAGCGTTTGGGCCATAAGATCACTTGGGAAAATATTGGAGACCCTATCCAAAAGAGCAATACTATTCCCGCGTGGATGAAGGAAATTGTAATGGGATTGGTCAGTGAGGACAAAACCTATGGATATGCTGACTCTAAGGGGATGTTGCAAACAAGAGAGTTTTTGGCGGGATTGAATAACCAAAGAAATGGTGTTCAGATTACCGCAGAGGATATTTTGTTTTTTAATGGGTTGGGAGATGCTATAGCCAAACTTTATCAGTTTTTAATTCCTACTGCCCGTATCATCGGTCCTTCACCAGCGTATTCTACCCACAGTTCTGCTGAAGCAGCGCATGCCAATTCCTTTCCAATAACCTATAAGTTGGATCCAGATAACAATTGGTATCCAGACATGGATGACCTATACAATAAAGTCAAATACAACCCTAATATTGTAGGTTTATTGATTATCAATCCGGATAACCCAACTGGTATGGTTTATCCAAGAGAGGTGTTGGAGAAATTTGTGGCCATAGCCAGGGAGTTTAATTTGCTTTTGATAGCTGATGAAATTTATCAAAATATTACTTACAACGGCTACGATGCGATTTCTTTGTCAGAAGTGATCGGTGATCTTCCTGGAATATCATTGAAAGGAATTTCCAAAGAATTTCCGTGGCCGGGTTCTAGGTGTGGTTGGATGGAATTTTATAATAAAGATGCCTCAGAAGAATTTAATAAGCTCTGCACTACCTTGGAAAATGCGAAGATGATTGAGGTGTGTTCTACAATGCTTCCTCAGCTGGCCATTCCTAAGGTGATGAGTCATCCTGATTACGCATCTTACAGAAGGGAAGCTAATGATCGCATTGGTAAAAGGAGCAAGATTATGGAGGAAGTGCTGTCTGGAGTTCCGGGAATTAAGTTCAATAAAACAAAGGGAGCTTTTTACAATACCATTGTCTTTGATGAAAGCATGTTAAACGAGAGACAATTTCTTCCTGTTGAGGACTTACAAGTGAAGGGATATTTGGATCAGTGGTTAAGAGAAGATGATATGCCTCATGATAAGCGTTTTGTCTATAACCTTTTGGCAGCAGAAGGGATATGTGTAGTGCCTGTCAGTTCTTTTTGCTCCAATTTAAGAGGTTTTAGAGTGACGCTGTTGGAAGAGAATGAAGATGTGTTTAGGGATACTTTTACTAGGATCGCTAATAGCATAAGGTATTATCTTCAGTCGGCCTAA